In Oncorhynchus kisutch isolate 150728-3 linkage group LG11, Okis_V2, whole genome shotgun sequence, the genomic stretch GAACGCAGCATAATTCTTAATTTACTATTTAGCCTATGCTACTCCCAACCCCTTACAGTTGCACCCTAATTTACATGGACTGTTGGGGGATTCCCAAACCTAGTTTAATGCCTGGAAAGCAGCCTTAAACTCAAGATGTTGAAGAATTGCTCTTGTAGACTCAACATAAAGCAACTATAGCCATATGTTAATGTAAATGCATTCAATTACCATAATTATTAAGTGCTTGGTGATCCATAACACACATAGGCCTGCTGTAATAACCTATAGATGGGTGTTTAGAAACACAACATTGAGTGACAGAGAGATTCCTCACAGATGTCCTATGAAATGACTATGTCATTCTATGGATTCCTACTTGTTGTATGATATATCATCATTAAATAGATAGGATGGAAACAATTCTGTCAATCCGAAAACATGGTTTTAATTTGGACCAGAATATTCAATTAAGACAGAATGACATTGGCAAAGAGACAAACACATCTGCATGCCATTTCAGCTAGATTAATTTTGTGCATGTTCATAAAATGTTTAAGCAATAGAAATAGATTTTAAAGATTCCCTGGTAAGTTTTAttcacaaaacacacatacatttcAATGTTTAACACAATCAAAACAGTAATTGATGTCATACTATTACTTCTGTTTTGTTTACCTCtttgatgttttttttgtgttttttttgcagaagattaattgtgtgtgtgtcaagtaGAACAGTGTATTCCAATTCCAGTACCCCCAAATGTAGCCCTGGATAAAGCCCCCTTATCAATTTGTCAACTTATCAACAAGCCCTCTGAGTTGATCAGGTGTGTTTATTCaaggctacaacaaaaatgtgtgctgttgggggtacaggaggactggagttgggaaacactgatgtGGAGTGCACATTATTTTCTTCAATTAGGCTGAGAGCTTTTGAGTTTGAGCTTTTGTTAAGTCATTCATGTTCTATTCCAGAATTCAACTCCTTATAGTGTTCTATTCTACAATTCTAGTATGCTTAAGGATTGAATTAGCTTCACTTTGGGATGTCATCAGTCAGAATCAGTTGAATGTTTAATAAAATACGTGTGTGTCATGGTGTCACAGTACCATACAAGTGGATGGAAATGGATGGAGATCTGTGCTTCTTCATTGAGAGTTGAGGTTTGTGGATCTGAGATCATTCCTCTTGAAACAGAGTGTTCATTTTAGCTAACCAAGGGTACCGGGTGGGAAGAGTTTGCACATTGGAAATCATTTCAGTATTCCTACATTTATAAACTGCCCAAACGGTGCACCGGGCTATGAAGCCCCTACAACTGGGAGGGCCGTGTTAAGGTTATGGCATGGACGTCCAAATCTCCCGCCCTTCATCCCGTCAGAGCGGGTTAAGGTTTCAGCCACGTTTCAGGTCAGCCATGGCAGCCAGAGCAGCATTCCACCCTGGAGACCCCATCACTCCACCACCttaggagaaacacacacactaatacattggcattttagtaatttagcagacgctcttaaccagagtgacttacagtagagtgcattttctttttttttgtactGGTCCACATGCAAGAGTgaatgcacacgcacgcacgcactcacacacacacacacacacacacacacacacacacacacacacacacacacacagatataggaTCTCCATTTGATCACTCTTTGTTTGCTGAGAATTTATTTGCAAACTTTTACTGCATTTGAGTTTAAAAAGGCTTccaaagtttgtaatttccattttGACATTTCAGCCTGGATTTGcccaatgaaaaatgtatcaacccctacaaaaatatcCATTCATTATGATCCACATAATAATCCAcagttcctgttgctgcaggattattttcccactgtagcaaactggcttaaatgaagatcctacatcggtacacacacacacacactagaatgaCTAGGAGCTGGCATCGGATAGAATTCCAATAAACCAATTACGACCAATCACAAACCTGGATGGGAGCCACTGCCACAAAGATAAAGCCCTTTGATTGGTGAACGGTAGTCTGAAAGGGAGGGCAGAGGTCGAGCGAGGTAGAGCTGATCCAATGACATTGCTCCGTGGAAGATATTCTGTGGAGGATAAAATACCATACTACATAACTAAGTCCAATTTGCCCTCTTCTCCCTGAAGTGCACTCTCGTTCAATTCCCTGCAATgatctaaaagcattggattggtgatCATGGGCTAGGGGGAGTTTCCACCCTCTTAGCCATTAAAGTAGAATAGGGGGGGTCCGTAAGGGTAAGGTTTAGGGCATAACTTGCCAACCCCACTTGTCATTTAGGCATGACTAAGAAGACAGGGGCTTTGACTCACTCCTCCATGTCTCTATAGTTGTTCCCTGATGGGGAACTGAGAGAATGGAAAGAACAGGACTGAATGAAATAAGGAGAAATGGAATTGAGTCCGTGAATGAGTAGATGAGAACATAGTCAAGCTGGTAATACTCTTGGGACTTACTAACTGCACTAGTCTTAGACTTAAGTCTTTCAACTGCACTTTCAGAGTCCATTCATCGGCTTTGTGAAAGCAACAGTGTAAAAGTGTACAGTAGTTTAAGCATGCAAAATTAGCCATGAACCAGAAACACTTACACAAATACCGCAGACCCAAGTGGTTGAACTACTTTGAATACCAGATATGAGCTTTGATTCTGACGGACAGTATCATGTTGTAACTGTAACTGTTGGCGTAACCATAAACCGTTCAATGCCGTTAgttagcacacatacacacactctctctgacaAAAGGAAAGCAGGAAGAAGAGAGACACTCCTATATAAATCACTTCCTGGTTCAGAGCCTGTGGTTTGCTGTTTGGTGGTGTGCAAATCAGAACTTTGTATAAATACATGCTACTTCTCAGTGGAATACTATCTACTCTACTACTAGCTATTAGAAAATCGACTTGAAATATTGATATGCACGTACATTGTGGATGTGAACCgtcacacacactgcatacacagacattttcacacacacaagcacacacacatacccctccAGTTAGGCCAAATATCCTCTCCAGGTCGGGGGGAGTCAAGATGTCTTTGCCAACAATGGAGGATTTGAACCCAGGGGCATACTGCTCAATCCAGCTAAATACTACACAGATACACAGGCACATGGAGACATAGTCAGTTTCATATAAGTTCAATAATGCCTGTGATGAGCAGTAAAATGTTATACAAAATCTTCTGAGGATGATGACTTTCTGTGTGAGTGACAATGTTTCTGTTACTAGCATCAGTGACAACTGCTCTAAGAGTGtttccacgtgtgtgtgtgcgttctaaCCGGAGTCTGCAAAGGCCtctctgtcctggtctgtccacGCTCTCCCTCCCACCAGACTATATGGTGTAAACTGGGTGAACAGTAACACCACATGACTACCAGGGGGCGCCAGAGTTGGGTCCAACACCGATGGAATGGTCATCTCGATCATGGGCCTATAGGGGAGAGAAAAGGAagaatgtgagtgagtgagtgagtgtgtgtgtgtggtatgtgaaCCTGTATGCACTTGTGTGGGTCCCTGGATGTGTGTGAGTCcgtacgtgtgtgtctgtgtttacctGAACGAAGGCCGTCCCTCCTTACAGTCTTCGTAGGCTGTCTGTAACACCTCCACACTCTCACAGTTGAGGTGGATAGAACACTGGTGGTGTGGGCCAGGCTTGCCGTCTGGTGTGGGGGCCGCTAAAAAGTTAGGAAGCTTATCCACTGCCACTGTTAGGAAGAATGGGTCCaagttatttgtaattatgtcccTGCCCCCCAACCATCCACTGCAGAAAAAAAAGgcccacggctgaatctagttgatgatccctggtttaGGGATCATCAATCCCAGTGAATTATCTAGAGGAAGTTTCAAGGCGGATTGCATGAATTCTCTGATCGCACCATCTGGATTATTGGATGCGTCCTAGGGAATCCCAGAAAACATTAGATTTTCACGCATGCTACGACTTTGTATGACTAGCAGTGAATCCATCACCACGTTCCACATTCCATGTTGGAATCGTGGATTTTTACCTTGGCTGAGTGCCTTGTCCTCTCCTTGGAGAGTGAGAATTTCACTCTGGCTAAACCCCATACTCCCCCTTAGCCCTGCTACCTCCTCACACAACTTTTCCAGTGTTGCATGGATTCCAGCCGGAGCACTAGCCTCTACTTCAACGGTAAGTAAATCGTCCGTGTCTGTAGATTaatctgtttttctttcttttgtcGGGGTAGAGTTCTTTTGCGAGGTAGTCGGATCTTTCCATGATGGAGTATgttgttcctccatcatgtaaaGCTGTTGGTATTCGGCGATTTCCCTCAGTATCCAGGTTGGTTTCTTTCCCACGACGACGACCGGTGtctgtagtacagccacctagcactgttgtttggttagcggtGGTTCCTAGTTGTTTAAAGCTAAACGCGCCGCAGAATCCACGCAAAAACAGGTTTCAAAATCGTATTTAATTAATAGCGTTTTTGTTTTAATCAAAAATAACAACCGGGTGTTTTCCAGCATACAGTGTTCAGATGCGCACTCTGATGACGTGTGACGACAATGAagacgcatgttgattttgttcaTCCACACCAGATGGGATCAGAACACGCAGGTTAAAAAAtttaaacaaactctgaaccaactatattaatttatggacaggtcgaaacacatgaaacattcatggcAACTTAGTTAAaactacatggccccacatgtccctctaggggtaccctcccccactgctcaactgacacaatggcgcacagaacgcaaaaatattcttagaaatatttaacctccacacattaacaagtccaatagctcaaatgaaagataaacaccttgttcatctagccaccaagtcagatttctaaaatgttttacggcgaaaacatagcacatatttatgtcaaaccaccacggaatacacaccgaagacacagctaatttccatagccaaattgaacaaaatatgcaatcaccaaacgcaggattaaaagaaaataatttcactaaccttttgaaatcttcatcagatgacagtaatataacatgttacacagtacatttatgtttttttcaataatatgccataaatatccataaatctctgtttacaatgacgcattgttaaaaaaatgctactcaaatgtccggagaaatgacgatggcttctgcacacgccgtcagctaacatggaatacacaacataaactttgactaaatatgcatgttctacatatatatagaaagatacacttcttctaaatgcaatcgctgtgttacatttatttttaactttacagatttcgttcactaggctataatgtgagtcggcgctcaggaattagcattttggctcctctatctcggagtccacagaaacccaaatttaacacataaatgttcccttacctttgctgttcttccatcagaagacctggaagggtttatacttaccaaaaacagctttagttttgaagtctgtgtctttcggttatcaaacacgacatatttcggttgaaatgcagccaaaaagtaaagttagttcgcaccaaaacgtcgaaattacatattatatgtcgactaaacttgtcaaacttggttcagaacacagcgttagcatgttatatagcttcacagcaattctcaggacaaagagaaacacacgcatcgtttaatcaatcttggaagaaagacaccacaggagcagaatgcgcatgagagtaacctgttttctcgcgcgaccgaaaggtttcggcccgtcattactctcgtgagcacacgattcacacaatgagaagccccattgaaagcggacaccgcgctgaaggcataggaactgttcccaggactgtaggtgcttgggaagggtgggggcgatgacgtcaaagttgggccaactttttggatgacaagagagagtttgggagaatgagtgccctgagagttctgctttacttacagacataatttaaacggttttagaagctttagagtgttttctattcaataataatttttaattgcatatattagcaatttttgacagattttttttctgtttaccatgggcacgcaatcaccccaaagggggcatcAATCAGCCCTATCCCTATCAGGCTAGCTACCTTGCTGTTGCTAgatcatttgtcctgggatataaacattggtttattattttacctgaaatgcataaggtcctctactctgacaattaatccagaagaggagacttgcttggatcaagaaacacgagcaatggacattagacaggtggaaatctgtcctttggtctgatgagtccaaattttagatttctggttccaacctCCGGATGATcttcacatgtgtggttcccactgtgaaacatggaggaggaggtgtgatggtgctttgctggtgacaccgtctgtgatttgtttagaattcaaggcacacttaaccagcatggctaccacaacattctgcagtgataggccatcccatctggtttgcactttgtGGGACGATCAttgtttttcaactggacaatgacccaaaacacacctccaggctatgtaagggctatctgaccaaggagagtgatggagtgctgcaccagctgacctggcctccacaatcacctgacctcaaccccattgagatcgtttgggatgagttggaccgcagagtgaaggaaaagcagccaacaagtgctcagcatatgtgagaactccttcaagactattgtaAAAGCattccccatgaagctggttgagaaaatgccaagagtgtgcaaagctgtcatctaggatggctactttgaagaatctaaaagagacaatatatttgatttgtttaacactttcttggttacttgattccatatgtatgatttcatagttttgatgtctttactattattctaaaatgtagaacattttaaaaataaagaaaaacccctgaatgagtaggtgtgtccaaacttttgactggtactgctcTAAGAAAGAGCAGGAAactattattatttaattttttacatgtacaaaacaacaatataaacgcaacatgtaaagtgttgttcccatgtttcatgagctgaagtaaaagatCCCCAAAATTTTCCATATTCACAAAAATCTTTTTTCTCTCACATTTTTGCCAGAAATTTGTTTACAGCCCTGTTAGTGAGCTTTGTTAAAATAATCccgccacctgacaggtgtggcatatcatgaagctgattgaacagcatggCCATTACACAGGGGCActttatgctggggacaataaaaggccactctaaaatgtgaagttttgtcgcaacacaatgccacagatgtctcaagttttgagggagcgtgcaattgacatgctgactgcaggaatgtccaccagagctgttgccagataatttaatttaAGTTCTCTACCATACGCCGTCTCCCAATGTCGTTTTGCAGTACGTAcaaacggcctcacaaccgcagattaCCTGTAACGGTAACACCACTCTAGctcaaacaccactctagctctgccAACTTTCACCGCAAATGCGGAAGGgcagtggattgagacacagtccatgcaaaaaaacagatatctctagtttaatcAGACAAATTCTGATGGCGATTTAGTTTTATTATGTTAATTCGATTTCCTCGTGGCTACAGAAATTGTACACTAAGGGTTTCTTAAAGTAAGTACTTTAAGTACTTAAGTTCAGTAAGTACTTGAGAAAAAACGTAGTTCAACACAAAATAAAAGTATGAGGTAGATATGATAAGGGTCGTACCATTAATCTTAGTGACAGGGGAGGTGTAGTCTATCTGATCTACAGCTTTGATGAACGCTGGAGAAAGAGCACTCTGTGAGAAGTAAaacagaagggttagggttaaggtaagaggACACAAACACGATATTACACTTCTGAGTACATTATTTTTTGAACAATTTTTGTTGTCTTCCTGAAAGTAATGTATATAGGCTATTGTCTTTTCAATAGCCTACTTtttcaagtattcagaccccttgactttttccacattttgttatgttacagccttattctaaaatggattaataaaaaataaatcctcagcaatctacacacaataccccttaatgacaaagtgaaaaccgtTTCTTAGAATTTTGCGCAAATGTATGAAAAAATAAAACaagtattatatatattatttacataagtattcagaccctttgtggCTCCAAATTGAActcaggcgcatcctgtttccattgattatcattgagatgtttctacatcttgattggagtccacctgtggtgaattcaattgattggacatgatttggaaaggcacacacctgtcaatataagggcccacagttgacagtgcatgtctgagcaaaaaccaagacatgaggtcaaaggaattgtccgtagagctccgacatGAGgcccagatctggggaagggtaccaaaacatttctgcagcaataAAGGTCCCCAataaaacagtggcctccatcattaatAAACGGAAGAcgtttggatccaccaagactcttcctagagctggtcgcctggccaaactgagcaatcgggggagaagggccttggtcagggaggtgaccatgaaccggatggtcactctgacagacctctacagttcctctgtggagatgggagaaccttccagaaggacaaccatctctgcagcactccaccaatcaggccgtggccagacggaagccactcctcagtaaaaggcacatgacagcccacttggagtttgccaaatggcaattaaagactctcagaacatgagaaacaatatcctctggtctgatgaaaccaagattgaactctttggcctgaatgccaagagtcatgtCTAGAGGAAACATGGCACCCTCCCTACATTGaaacatggtggtgacagcatcatgtcatgacgttgccctatttgggtatagcaagccccatccccctctccctgcctcccccttgcctccttcaactaggctgctgtggtcagagagaggtcgtaaattcctgagaagaccctgccacatggccaCATAGTATAAGAGGCAGAGTAAATTTTCATAGagcacaaaggaatttcttccacctcacagaacttgaggtacgaacaaatttaatgttccggagaaagtataaaagatcggtgaagaatccagctacgaactggtccgtttgttacaacttggggaacctcatgggagacggtgtggccacattaccataacgctgtttacataatagcctcagatatgaggtttacatctaattgttgtataagatgaatgagtgagaatcttttaaccataccacgtggttaaactgttagactatcgataccgacaggataagaacaagtctttgatattaattactagtctgcagctaggaattcggtatcattgaacgcgaagaacgacaaccgccgaaacatccattctataacaaatgaatgaatgtcactctgaactctcccctctaaccaagacagagagagagagagagagagagagagagagagaaagagagagagagagaggacgaaactctccaacagaaactaacTTTTCAACAAAGATCCCGATATATATTGAtggcaattgttcccgaatgagtgagcgttcatgtgcaaaggattagcatttcaattgttataattatcaattttgtagtgtctcatctcagttgacccccacttccccttttgtctaaggGGAAgtcggtttagcccactagggcacattcccctatcatttcttgtaaccacatttaccttgtttgtttgtttatgcatttctgtgaattacttagttagtaataaataaatgatttaagacaattggggcggcagggaagcctagtggttagagcaaattacagagacatccttgatgaaaacctactccagagcgctcagaacctcagactggagtgaaggttcaacttcctacaggacaacagccctaagcacacatccaagacaacgcaggaagtctctgaatatccttgagtggcccagccagagcccggacttgaaaccaaTCGATCATCTCTGTAAAGACCAGAAAATGACTGtgaagcaacgctccccatccaacctgacagaacttgagagggtctgcagagaagaacaggagaagctccccaaatacaggtgtaccaagcttgtagcgttatacccaagaagactcgaggctgtaatcgctgccaaaggtgcttcaccaaaatactgagtaaagggtctgaatacttatgtaaatgtgatatttaagtttttttttttatacatttgcaaacatttcataAAACCTGCTTTGATTTGTCATTGTGGGGgcctgtgtgtagattgattagaatTTATTtagttgaataaggctgtaacctaaccaATTTGGAAAAaatcatggggtctgaatactttctgaaggcactgtgaatGAGTTATGGAATTTTGAGCTTGTTCTCCAACGGGATAGTCTCACATTGCCAGTCTAATATTCAATCTGACTGGAGATTAAAGTTAATCACCAGTCTTGAGGTGTGTTAAGATGTGAAAGTGTGTTACCTGTAAGATGCATTACCTGAGGGGTGAGTGTTTTAAAGGTGACGTAGGGTGTAGCGTTGGACAGTACCACTCTGCTGTAGATCTCTGTGCCATCCTTCAGGACCACCCCCTTGGCACTGCCATCTGACCCAACCAAGACCTGATGTACATCCTGTAACCCATATGCATGCACACCCACTCACAGATATCACACAAGAACACATTATATTTCCCATTAGCTGTTAAATTCAAAAGGTTGAGTTACCAACTAGGGAACCACTAGATAACCACTCCTGGGGAAATTAAATCTGTCCTATATGGCTGTATGTATGTTTATTCACTGGATTATAAATCAGCTGGACCATTAGAGTTTAACATTAACTGAAAAACACTATGGAATAGAACAAATGTGAAAGCCGTGCCTATCCAGCCAGCTGACCTGTTCAGTAAAGATGTCCGCTCCGTGGGAGCGGGCAGAGCTAGCAATGGCCTTGGACACCCCTCCCATGCCCCCCTCCACATAACCCCAcgctcccttctccttctccagctcccCCATCACATGATGAAGGAGGACATACCTGCGGATGGGAGATACAAAGGGGGAAACATTATTGTCCAAAACATATATACAATATAACGTTCTATTTAATtctgagaggggtgtgtgtggtgtgtatgtgtgtgtgtgtgtctcacccacTGCCAGGGCTGTTAGGGCTGGTCATAGCTCCTATCACAGCATCTGTAGCCAGTGTGGCTTTAAGAGGCTCAGATTCAAACCAACGGTTCAGGATCtgaaaattaaaaataaatagtaTAGATATTCAGCAAGGCACAGAAGATGCTGTAAAGCTTTACAACATGGAAGCAACTAGAATCAGATGAGGAAGGGTTAGACAGCGAAGCCAATATTCTTATTCAATATTgtagcaaaatatatatatatgaatatatatgcatacagtgggggaaaaaagtatttagtcagccaccaattgtgcaagttctcccacttaaaaagatgagagaggcctgtaattgtcatcataggtacacttcaactatgacagacaaaatgagaaaatcaagaaaatcacattgtaggatttttaatgattttatttgcaaattatggtggaaaataagtatttggttacatacaaacaagcaagatttctggctcccacagacctgtaacttctttaaatcaaatcaaatgtatttatatagcccttcgtacatcagctgatatctcaaagtactgtacagaaacccagcctaaaaccccaaacagcaagcaatgcaggtatagaagcacggtggctaggaaaaactccctagaaaggccaaaacctaggaagaaacctagagaggaaccaggctatgtggggtggccagtcctcttctggctgtgccgggtggagattataacagaacatggccaagatgttcaaatgttcataaatgaccagcatggtcgtataataataaggcagaacagttgaaactggagcagcagcacggtcagatggactggggacagcaaggagtcatcatgtcatgtagtcctggggcatggtcctagggctcaggtcagttgaaactggagcagcagcacagccaggtggactggggacagcaaggagtcatcatgtcaggtagtcctggggcatggtcctagggctcaggtcctccgagagagagaaagaaagagagaaggagagaattagagaacgcacacttagattcacacaggacaccgaataggacaggagaagtactccagatataacaaactgaccctagccccccgacacataaactactgcagcataaatactggaggctgagacaggaggggtcaggagacactgtggccccatccgaggacacccccggacagggccaaacaggaaggatataaccccacccactttgccaaagcacagcccccacaccactagagggatatcttcaaccaccaacttaccatcctgagacaaggctgagtatagcccacaaagatctccgccatggcacaacccaaggggggggggcgccaacccagacaggatgaccacatcagtgaatcaacccactcaggtgacgcaccccttccagggacagcatgagagagccccagtaagccagtgactcagcccctgtaatagggttagaggcagagaat encodes the following:
- the pyroxd2 gene encoding pyridine nucleotide-disulfide oxidoreductase domain-containing protein 2 is translated as MAATVWTGRTRQAVTTLGTVTRASHSAVKSHYDAVIIGGGHNGLVAAAYLQKGGLKTAVLERRHVLGGAAVSEEIIPGFHFSRCSYLLSLLRPHIFRDLELKKHGLKLYMRDPYAFTPMLEGGVGGHPPRSLLLGSDLAMNQREIGKFSETDAKAYPEFITHLDKLASAIHPLLDSPPVDIAGLTGGALRRRIAALRSALPLVQCGLKLGKNIPDFYEIITAPIMKILNRWFESEPLKATLATDAVIGAMTSPNSPGSGYVLLHHVMGELEKEKGAWGYVEGGMGGVSKAIASSARSHGADIFTEQDVHQVLVGSDGSAKGVVLKDGTEIYSRVVLSNATPYVTFKTLTPQSALSPAFIKAVDQIDYTSPVTKINVAVDKLPNFLAAPTPDGKPGPHHQCSIHLNCESVEVLQTAYEDCKEGRPSFRPMIEMTIPSVLDPTLAPPGSHVVLLFTQFTPYSLVGGRAWTDQDREAFADSVFSWIEQYAPGFKSSIVGKDILTPPDLERIFGLTGGNIFHGAMSLDQLYLARPLPSLSDYRSPIKGLYLCGSGSHPGGGVMGSPGWNAALAAMADLKRG